A DNA window from Paenibacillus andongensis contains the following coding sequences:
- a CDS encoding FdhF/YdeP family oxidoreductase, with the protein MGKTKHTGPIKLPAKPDPKLWVSKVPFGLGKIKPQHIRETAKIAWQNRDNLPYAYRILTQGVCDGCALGVSGLYDQTLAGPHLCTTRLNVLRLNTMPAIREELLHADIDELSRMSSTELRQLGRIPYPLIRRHGERKFSRATWDEALDTIAGKMRTIDPKQMAFYLTARGITNESYYVAAKVARLLGTNNIDNASRICHSPSKTALKRSVGVGASTCNYKDWIGTDVLVFWGSVAANNQPVSTKYMYAAKRKGTKIIVINPYYEPSMEQYWIPSIPESALFGTKLADDVYQVNIGGDIGFMNGVMKVWFEMEEREPGSAIDHAFVQAHTNGLEQLRAHVAQQDWTTLEQSSGLTRERMREFAELLARAKSAVFVWSMGLTQHRFGTDNISQVANLALLRGFLGREHCGLMPIRGHSGVQGSGEMGADPFSLPGGDIASAADRARIEQLWGFELPKWQGDIVGVTLENALLPEKQERKLRMFYTSGGNFLETMPDPAFVREALTSIDVRVHQDIILNTSTLLDAREAVVVLPAMTRYEQPGGGTSTSTERMVYFSPEIAGPRIGEARAEWAIYVDLARRVKPDAAEQLGCGSAEAIRAEIALAAPSYNGIQYLRERGDVFQYGGAWLCEDGVCLTPDGRGALLPIELPELRKPEGHFAVTTRRGKQFNSMIYSDIDPFNEADRYDVLIHPQDASALSLNEGEAIVIYNSYGSMHGRVMRADVKPGNIEVHWPEGNSLIPKGVYEQYAGIPEYNTAVIVEKAETYHAHKDTRYAQRRIQELETEVE; encoded by the coding sequence ATGGGGAAAACGAAACATACAGGGCCAATCAAGCTGCCCGCAAAACCAGATCCGAAGCTTTGGGTCAGCAAGGTGCCGTTTGGGCTCGGGAAAATAAAGCCACAGCATATTCGCGAAACGGCAAAAATCGCCTGGCAGAATCGCGATAATCTGCCCTATGCGTATCGCATTCTGACGCAAGGTGTGTGTGATGGCTGCGCGCTAGGCGTATCAGGGCTCTACGACCAAACGCTGGCGGGGCCGCATCTGTGTACAACGCGGCTGAATGTGCTGCGTTTGAACACGATGCCGGCGATTCGCGAGGAGCTGCTGCATGCGGACATTGATGAGCTGAGCCGAATGAGCAGCACCGAGCTCAGACAGCTCGGGCGTATTCCTTATCCGCTCATTCGCCGCCATGGGGAGCGGAAATTCAGCCGAGCCACATGGGATGAGGCGCTGGACACGATTGCAGGAAAGATGCGTACGATTGATCCGAAGCAGATGGCTTTTTACTTGACGGCTCGGGGGATTACGAACGAGTCGTACTATGTGGCAGCGAAGGTGGCAAGGTTGCTCGGTACGAACAACATCGACAACGCCTCGCGAATTTGCCACTCCCCGTCGAAGACGGCACTTAAGCGCTCCGTTGGCGTGGGCGCTTCGACGTGCAATTACAAGGACTGGATCGGCACGGACGTCCTTGTGTTCTGGGGCAGCGTGGCCGCGAACAACCAGCCGGTCTCGACGAAGTATATGTACGCGGCCAAGCGCAAAGGGACGAAAATCATTGTCATAAACCCGTACTATGAGCCGTCCATGGAGCAGTACTGGATTCCTTCAATACCCGAATCCGCGTTATTCGGGACGAAGCTGGCCGACGATGTGTATCAAGTGAACATCGGCGGGGATATCGGCTTCATGAACGGCGTCATGAAGGTGTGGTTCGAGATGGAGGAGCGCGAGCCGGGCTCCGCGATTGATCATGCGTTCGTGCAGGCGCACACGAACGGGCTGGAACAGCTGCGCGCCCATGTGGCGCAGCAGGACTGGACGACGCTTGAGCAGTCGTCCGGCCTCACCCGCGAACGCATGCGCGAGTTCGCGGAGCTGCTGGCGCGTGCCAAGAGCGCGGTTTTCGTGTGGAGCATGGGGCTCACACAGCACCGCTTCGGCACGGACAACATCTCGCAGGTGGCGAATCTCGCCCTCCTGCGGGGCTTCCTAGGCCGCGAACACTGTGGGCTGATGCCCATCCGCGGCCACAGCGGCGTACAGGGATCCGGCGAAATGGGCGCCGATCCCTTCAGCCTACCGGGCGGCGACATCGCCAGCGCCGCCGACCGCGCAAGAATCGAGCAGCTTTGGGGGTTCGAGCTGCCGAAATGGCAGGGTGACATCGTCGGTGTCACCCTCGAGAACGCGCTCCTGCCCGAGAAGCAGGAGCGGAAGCTCCGGATGTTCTACACATCCGGCGGCAACTTCCTCGAGACGATGCCGGACCCGGCATTCGTCCGCGAAGCCCTTACAAGCATCGATGTCCGTGTCCACCAGGACATCATCCTGAACACCTCCACGCTGCTTGACGCGCGGGAGGCTGTGGTGGTGCTGCCCGCGATGACGCGCTATGAGCAGCCCGGAGGAGGCACGTCCACCTCCACGGAGCGGATGGTGTACTTCTCACCCGAGATCGCCGGCCCTCGGATCGGCGAAGCCCGCGCGGAGTGGGCGATCTACGTCGATCTCGCCCGCCGCGTGAAACCGGATGCCGCCGAGCAGCTGGGCTGCGGCAGCGCAGAAGCCATCCGCGCGGAAATCGCTCTGGCCGCGCCGAGCTACAACGGCATCCAGTACCTGCGTGAGCGCGGTGATGTGTTTCAATACGGCGGCGCGTGGCTGTGCGAGGACGGCGTCTGTCTGACGCCGGATGGCCGCGGCGCGCTGCTGCCAATTGAGCTTCCGGAGCTGCGGAAGCCGGAAGGGCATTTCGCGGTGACGACGCGCCGCGGCAAGCAGTTCAATTCGATGATCTACAGCGACATCGATCCATTCAATGAAGCGGATCGTTATGATGTTTTGATCCACCCTCAAGACGCCAGTGCTCTATCTTTAAACGAAGGTGAAGCGATCGTGATCTACAACAGCTACGGCAGTATGCACGGAAGGGTTATGCGTGCCGACGTAAAACCAGGCAACATTGAGGTGCATTGGCCTGAAGGTAACTCTTTGATTCCCAAAGGTGTGTATGAGCAGTATGCGGGCATCCCGGAGTATAACACAGCAGTTATTGTAGAGAAGGCAGAAACCTACCACGCTCATAAGGATACACGCTATGCCCAGCGGCGCATCCAAGAACTGGAGACAGAAGTGGAGTGA
- a CDS encoding DUF2231 domain-containing protein codes for MDYILKNLHYIVTHVPIALLVFSFIFDLIAIIAKKREWHSAGMLCLVVGALGAIASVLTGPSPWRNPLVVPHEFYAKLTMFLSILLAIVRVGLLIWKKKEIGRNPIYLIGSLAAVILVGYTGHIGGQMVHKPVPAKTTAPAASPGTSPAASTAPAATTAPAK; via the coding sequence ATGGATTATATCTTGAAAAATTTGCACTACATCGTAACACATGTACCGATCGCACTTCTTGTTTTTAGTTTTATTTTTGACTTAATCGCCATTATCGCGAAAAAACGTGAATGGCACTCCGCTGGTATGCTTTGCCTAGTTGTGGGCGCGCTCGGGGCTATCGCAAGTGTCCTGACAGGCCCATCTCCGTGGCGTAATCCACTAGTGGTTCCGCATGAATTTTATGCGAAATTAACGATGTTTTTGTCTATCCTGTTAGCGATTGTACGTGTTGGTTTACTGATCTGGAAAAAGAAAGAAATAGGTCGTAACCCTATCTATTTGATTGGTTCACTCGCGGCAGTTATCCTCGTTGGCTATACAGGACATATTGGCGGTCAAATGGTACATAAACCGGTTCCGGCTAAGACGACTGCTCCAGCTGCATCACCAGGTACATCTCCGGCAGCATCTACTGCACCAGCGGCTACGACAGCACCAGCGAAATAA
- a CDS encoding VanZ family protein — protein sequence MFGNIGVFTPYGLLLPYLFRSARRYGTFLLYFGCPLVGLELLQMLLRVGSFDTDDVILNVLGASISFVLFAAVGRTLERRESKRRYKM from the coding sequence TTGTTTGGTAACATTGGTGTTTTCACTCCTTATGGTTTATTACTTCCTTATTTATTTCGGTCTGCAAGACGTTATGGAACGTTCCTTCTGTACTTTGGTTGTCCGCTTGTAGGTTTGGAATTGCTGCAAATGCTGCTGCGGGTAGGCAGCTTCGATACCGATGACGTGATACTGAATGTGCTTGGCGCCAGCATATCCTTTGTTCTTTTCGCGGCTGTGGGGAGAACCTTAGAAAGAAGAGAATCAAAAAGAAGGTATAAAATGTGA
- a CDS encoding M56 family metallopeptidase, with translation MMEKRFQWLYAASLAISGAILGQMLLYALQYIFKWKTFYNIFDLCVILFKDLHVPAPIAWHVVNALILYSFSAILWISAQHFLGSIKAMKLVEMYQDPHLSEQYRDKFQLGEGQFQIISYKAPIAMTIGLWKPRMILSSGLMDMLDPNELRAVIEHEKCHMRHRDPLAIFLLSMISKSMWYIPIFAWMADKYPIMIELRADKFAIAQMEQSTHLGSALLKLLKQAPTPHVSLSHASFAEISMNVRIMHILDPQRKISFKWPHVRLLISLLTIILLVGLI, from the coding sequence ATGATGGAAAAACGGTTTCAATGGTTGTATGCTGCGTCACTCGCCATATCGGGGGCTATTTTAGGACAGATGCTGCTCTATGCACTCCAGTATATTTTTAAATGGAAAACGTTTTATAATATTTTTGATTTATGTGTCATTTTATTCAAAGATCTTCATGTACCTGCACCCATTGCGTGGCATGTAGTGAACGCTCTTATCCTTTACTCGTTTAGTGCAATTCTGTGGATATCGGCTCAGCATTTCCTTGGCTCCATCAAAGCGATGAAACTCGTTGAGATGTATCAAGACCCTCATCTATCCGAGCAATACCGCGATAAATTTCAGCTTGGTGAAGGTCAGTTCCAGATCATTTCTTACAAAGCTCCCATCGCAATGACGATAGGGCTGTGGAAGCCGCGGATGATCCTATCATCCGGACTTATGGACATGCTGGACCCTAACGAGCTGCGCGCTGTTATCGAGCATGAGAAGTGCCATATGAGGCACAGAGATCCTCTCGCGATCTTCCTGCTTTCGATGATATCCAAGTCGATGTGGTACATTCCAATATTCGCTTGGATGGCCGACAAATACCCTATCATGATAGAACTTAGGGCCGACAAATTTGCCATTGCACAAATGGAACAGTCCACACATTTAGGCAGTGCTCTCCTCAAACTACTCAAACAAGCACCAACACCGCATGTATCCTTATCTCACGCCTCATTCGCCGAAATTTCAATGAATGTACGCATCATGCATATTCTCGATCCACAGAGGAAAATCTCATTCAAATGGCCCCACGTGCGGCTGCTCATTTCGCTCTTAACAATTATTTTACTTGTGGGACTTATCTAA
- a CDS encoding ABC transporter ATP-binding protein → MFTVLKKLAWFFRMNWIRYTIAIGLLIIVGIIDVIPPKLIGYAIDGIHMGTLTGSKLVQLLAFWGALIVAGYGLSYVWLYQLFGGAFVLERILRSRLMRQLLRMTPTFYERNRTGDLMARATNDLQAVSTTAGFGILTFVDSTLFMLTILSMMGFFISWKLTLASIIPLPIMAVAITIYGGRIHERFLLAQNAFGEMNDRVLETIAGVRVIRAFVQEKASEQSFKTMTDDVYRKNIAVAVIDALFEPTVKILVGISYLIGLCYGGYLVFHSELTLGELVSFNTFLGMLIWPMFAIGELMNIMQRGNASLDRVNETLGYKPDVKEDPKATTLLLPNSIHFKGVTFRYPSSSIDNLVNISFHLQRGQTLGIVGRTGSGKTTLLKQLLREYPLGQGSIVISETPIEKLTIDTLHGWIGYVPQEPILFSKTVKENIMFGRSQGTEEELLQALDLAAFRKDVEFLPDGLQTLVGEKGVALSGGQKQRVSIARALYVDPEILMLDDALSAVDAKTEAEIIRGIRSERAGKTTLITTHRLSAVQHADWILVLDEGYIVEEGTHEQLLALGGWYKEQYDRQQLEEQTKV, encoded by the coding sequence ATGTTTACGGTATTAAAAAAGTTAGCTTGGTTTTTCCGCATGAATTGGATTCGTTACACGATCGCCATTGGACTGCTTATCATTGTTGGAATCATTGATGTAATTCCACCGAAATTGATTGGCTATGCGATTGATGGCATACACATGGGAACTTTGACGGGCAGTAAATTGGTCCAATTGCTCGCTTTTTGGGGGGCATTAATTGTAGCTGGCTATGGGCTATCCTATGTCTGGCTGTATCAGCTATTTGGCGGGGCATTCGTGCTGGAACGTATTCTTCGATCAAGGTTAATGAGACAGCTGCTGCGGATGACGCCTACCTTCTATGAGCGCAACCGCACGGGAGACCTGATGGCGAGAGCGACGAATGACCTGCAAGCGGTGTCGACGACAGCGGGTTTTGGGATTTTGACTTTCGTAGACTCTACGTTATTTATGCTTACCATCTTAAGTATGATGGGCTTCTTCATTAGCTGGAAGCTGACACTCGCTTCGATTATTCCGCTGCCCATTATGGCCGTTGCGATTACGATCTATGGGGGGCGTATCCACGAGAGATTCTTGCTCGCTCAGAATGCCTTTGGAGAAATGAATGATCGGGTGCTGGAGACGATAGCCGGTGTTCGCGTTATCCGTGCTTTTGTACAAGAAAAAGCCAGTGAACAAAGCTTCAAAACGATGACAGATGATGTCTATCGCAAAAATATTGCGGTTGCCGTCATCGACGCCCTTTTTGAACCAACGGTCAAAATCCTAGTGGGCATTTCCTACTTAATCGGATTATGTTACGGCGGATATTTGGTTTTTCACAGTGAATTGACGCTCGGAGAGCTCGTGTCCTTCAATACATTCCTTGGCATGCTGATCTGGCCGATGTTCGCCATTGGCGAGTTAATGAACATTATGCAGCGCGGGAATGCCTCCCTCGATCGGGTGAATGAAACACTTGGTTACAAGCCGGATGTCAAAGAGGATCCCAAAGCGACGACGCTGCTGCTGCCGAACTCGATTCATTTTAAAGGAGTAACGTTCCGCTATCCTTCCTCTTCTATTGATAACTTGGTGAATATCAGTTTCCATCTGCAACGTGGGCAAACGCTCGGTATTGTAGGACGTACGGGAAGCGGCAAAACAACGCTGCTTAAACAGCTGCTAAGAGAGTATCCATTAGGTCAAGGTTCGATTGTTATTTCGGAAACGCCGATCGAGAAGTTAACCATCGACACGCTTCATGGCTGGATTGGTTACGTGCCGCAAGAGCCGATTCTTTTCTCCAAAACGGTGAAAGAAAACATCATGTTCGGGCGCAGCCAAGGAACAGAGGAAGAGCTGCTGCAGGCGCTTGACCTGGCTGCGTTCCGCAAGGACGTGGAGTTCTTACCGGATGGCCTTCAAACGTTGGTAGGTGAAAAAGGCGTCGCCTTATCCGGCGGCCAGAAGCAGCGCGTTTCAATAGCGCGGGCGCTTTATGTAGACCCCGAAATCCTCATGCTGGATGATGCGCTTTCTGCGGTGGACGCCAAAACAGAGGCTGAAATCATTCGTGGTATCCGGTCGGAACGAGCCGGCAAAACGACACTCATCACGACGCACCGACTCTCCGCTGTTCAGCATGCAGATTGGATTCTTGTGTTGGATGAGGGGTATATCGTGGAAGAAGGCACGCATGAGCAGCTTCTCGCGCTCGGCGGCTGGTATAAAGAGCAGTATGACCGTCAGCAATTAGAAGAACAGACAAAGGTTTAA
- a CDS encoding ABC transporter ATP-binding protein, producing the protein MKQTGKRLFQYAALFKKPLLIALLFLSVAVATELAGPFIARQMIDTHILGIEKPWYETTSATQTGKAVPANGIFYKRSDNFAEGEPKGKEVRILQVGSQFVWVDQAITFDGERKLVDDGKLTITQGTEKAEYAVKKLSIQELYTFYKPEFNSLMKLAGLYLLLIIIGAGFTYGQKYLLQSAANRIIQRMRSDVFAQIQRLPINYFDNQPAGKIVSRITNDTESVRDLYVQVLANFFTGTIYIVGIIAALFVLDYRLALFTLPVIPLLYVWIIVYRKYASFYNHEIRERIGSINGMINEAIQGMTIIQAFRRQKETIQEFEQLNDEYTRYQNKLLSLNSLTSHNLMNVVRNLFFFGLIWYVGGSSINSLITVGVLYAFVDYLNRMFHPMVGIVNQLPNLERALVSADRVFELLDEQGIDVAAEKADRYLGNVKFEHVRFAYKEGEDVLKDISFEAKQGQTVALVGHTGSGKSSILNLLFRFYDVNEGRITVDGRDVREMPKQLLRQHMGIVLQDPFLFTGTIASNVSLDDPSITRERVEAALREVGAEEMFKSLPHGIDEPVIEKGSTLSAGQRQLISFARALAFDPAILILDEATSSIDTETEAIIQAALEVLSKGRTTFIIAHRLSTIKSADQILVLDHGEIVERGGHEELMGLLGRYYQMYQLQQGHSETASAAESEVRSML; encoded by the coding sequence ATGAAACAAACAGGCAAGCGGTTATTTCAATACGCGGCGTTATTCAAAAAGCCCCTGCTCATTGCGCTTTTATTCTTATCGGTTGCGGTGGCAACAGAGCTGGCAGGACCTTTTATTGCGAGACAGATGATTGATACACACATTCTCGGTATCGAGAAGCCGTGGTACGAGACAACGTCTGCAACGCAGACGGGCAAGGCAGTCCCCGCGAATGGGATTTTTTACAAACGAAGCGACAACTTCGCAGAAGGCGAGCCGAAAGGGAAAGAGGTTCGTATTTTGCAGGTGGGCAGCCAGTTCGTTTGGGTGGATCAAGCGATCACCTTTGATGGCGAACGCAAGCTAGTAGACGATGGTAAGCTTACAATTACACAGGGGACGGAAAAAGCGGAATATGCAGTTAAGAAGCTAAGTATTCAAGAGCTTTACACGTTCTATAAACCTGAATTTAACAGTCTAATGAAGCTTGCAGGTTTGTATTTACTCTTAATCATTATTGGTGCAGGCTTTACCTATGGACAAAAGTATTTGCTTCAATCGGCGGCGAATCGGATTATCCAGCGCATGAGAAGTGATGTTTTTGCACAAATCCAGCGACTGCCGATCAACTATTTTGATAATCAGCCTGCGGGTAAAATTGTGTCGAGAATTACAAATGATACGGAGTCTGTCAGGGACCTTTATGTGCAGGTGCTTGCGAACTTTTTTACAGGTACGATCTATATTGTAGGCATCATCGCGGCTTTATTCGTTCTAGATTATAGATTGGCTTTATTCACACTTCCGGTTATTCCGCTGCTTTATGTATGGATCATTGTGTACCGTAAATATGCCTCCTTCTATAATCATGAAATACGGGAACGGATCGGCTCGATCAATGGGATGATCAATGAGGCGATTCAAGGCATGACGATCATTCAAGCTTTCCGCCGGCAAAAAGAAACGATCCAAGAATTCGAACAATTGAACGATGAATATACGAGATATCAGAACAAATTGCTTAGCTTGAACTCGCTGACCTCTCATAACCTGATGAATGTGGTTCGGAACTTGTTCTTCTTCGGTCTGATCTGGTATGTCGGGGGCAGTTCCATCAACTCATTGATCACTGTCGGTGTACTGTATGCCTTCGTCGATTATCTGAATCGGATGTTTCATCCAATGGTCGGGATTGTCAACCAGTTGCCGAATTTGGAGCGTGCCCTAGTATCCGCTGACCGTGTATTCGAGCTGCTTGATGAACAGGGCATCGACGTGGCTGCGGAGAAAGCGGATCGCTATCTGGGCAATGTGAAGTTCGAGCATGTTCGCTTCGCCTACAAAGAAGGGGAGGATGTGCTCAAGGACATCTCCTTCGAGGCCAAACAAGGGCAGACGGTGGCGCTAGTCGGTCATACCGGATCGGGCAAAAGCTCGATCTTGAATCTGCTCTTCCGCTTCTACGATGTGAATGAAGGCCGGATCACGGTGGACGGCCGCGACGTGCGGGAGATGCCCAAACAACTGCTGCGTCAGCATATGGGCATCGTCTTGCAAGATCCGTTCCTGTTCACAGGGACGATTGCGTCCAATGTCAGCTTGGACGATCCGTCCATCACCCGGGAACGGGTGGAGGCAGCGCTGCGCGAGGTTGGCGCAGAGGAAATGTTTAAGAGCCTGCCGCACGGCATCGATGAGCCCGTGATCGAGAAGGGCAGCACGCTGTCTGCCGGGCAGCGGCAGCTGATCTCTTTTGCCCGGGCGCTGGCGTTTGACCCGGCGATCTTGATCCTCGATGAGGCGACGTCCTCCATCGACACGGAGACCGAGGCCATCATTCAGGCCGCGCTCGAAGTGCTTTCGAAGGGGCGGACCACCTTCATCATTGCCCACCGCTTGTCGACGATTAAAAGCGCCGACCAGATTCTTGTGCTCGACCACGGCGAGATCGTCGAGCGTGGCGGCCATGAGGAGCTGATGGGGCTCCTCGGTCGGTACTATCAGATGTACCAGCTGCAGCAGGGACATTCGGAAACAGCCTCGGCCGCTGAAAGCGAAGTGCGCAGTATGTTGTAG
- a CDS encoding trypsin-like peptidase domain-containing protein, with protein sequence MGNWNTFMKKGITMLLAAFLLVSLQGPTPSYAAEVNAEVPKVIEKTSPSVVAIIGKPSSDSDKSLDKNRFNLAHGTGVIVESNGVIVTNAHVVKDMKNIVVVTSNGTTYNGRATNIDEESDLALVKIDATGLSPAKFASSSDIRVGETVAAIGTPISFALRNSVTVGIVSGLDRSVNSQYQLIQTDAAINPGNSGGALINMNGEVIGINTMKYADIGVENLGFAIPVDTVKYVLKHFQLYGKVKRPYLGLELEESWEAVVGLPSSTGLRVAYVEPDSPAAGAGIQQDDLFVSIGTSKVKTLVDYNEAIKKYLPGETIEITIQSGTSTKSKSVTLGEAQQLETKHTQDAEGSYLDADRGKTKIGDSHYGWSMKYPAGLVKGHQSDDGDSVSFVDAKGDFSLSIKVESNQSDELSPSALLNKLASGDEDDYSGVAGSLLERQYVKREGNSYAKIVGRSGDEGYIQTRGYLHQGSLYTVQLFVSKEHYNNNFKQNSYNDLLDSFKVSFNEKDESLKDISVYSGGNTTYTNEYGLSFDLPSNWQQGGYTGGSSFFNDDYTQMLHVGVTSASSGDTLGAWVDRQRKQFEDSYAPKYRSMEEPEELTLAGVPALKVTYASALGSKWSAGYSLFFIKDKYKYEVDVNYPKEEEGDSLDDLLKTLTATIKVDKDSMDQELGFIQDLDELMDPNRTVAYKNEKFKYALQIPEIWTSSKAYDKKDEVNKTFHFTGGYLSVDAETKTTYEEMVKEEDAAQKKNHDNDNDYTFTDTDISLFGDVKAKKYEISYASAKIPYKETTYIFNRNHISYTVTLRMDDAVRTEANLARLNKAFESFTFLDGVKK encoded by the coding sequence ATGGGGAATTGGAATACGTTTATGAAAAAAGGGATCACGATGCTGCTTGCAGCCTTCTTACTTGTCTCTCTTCAGGGCCCTACGCCATCTTATGCAGCTGAAGTGAATGCTGAGGTTCCGAAGGTCATTGAGAAGACGTCACCTTCGGTTGTAGCTATTATTGGAAAGCCTTCATCTGATTCGGATAAATCCTTAGACAAGAACCGCTTTAATCTCGCGCACGGCACGGGTGTCATTGTGGAATCGAACGGTGTTATCGTGACGAATGCACATGTGGTCAAAGATATGAAAAATATCGTCGTCGTTACGTCGAACGGTACAACTTATAATGGACGTGCTACGAATATCGATGAGGAGAGCGATTTGGCCTTGGTCAAAATCGATGCCACTGGCCTATCACCTGCGAAATTCGCCTCTTCCTCCGATATCAGAGTGGGTGAAACCGTAGCCGCAATCGGGACTCCGATTTCTTTTGCCCTAAGAAACTCCGTCACCGTTGGGATTGTCAGCGGGCTTGACCGCTCTGTGAATTCGCAATATCAGCTTATTCAAACGGATGCGGCGATTAACCCTGGTAACAGCGGGGGCGCTTTGATCAACATGAATGGCGAAGTCATTGGTATTAATACGATGAAATACGCGGATATCGGCGTCGAAAATCTCGGGTTCGCGATTCCGGTGGATACCGTCAAATATGTATTAAAGCATTTTCAACTTTACGGCAAAGTGAAACGCCCATATCTCGGTCTGGAGTTGGAAGAAAGCTGGGAAGCGGTTGTTGGTTTACCAAGCTCTACGGGCTTAAGAGTTGCCTATGTAGAGCCGGATTCACCGGCGGCTGGGGCTGGCATTCAGCAAGATGATCTATTCGTATCGATCGGTACAAGTAAAGTGAAGACGCTGGTGGACTACAATGAGGCGATTAAGAAGTATTTGCCGGGTGAAACGATCGAAATAACCATTCAATCGGGTACTTCCACCAAATCGAAGTCGGTTACTCTCGGAGAAGCGCAGCAACTAGAAACGAAACATACGCAGGACGCTGAGGGTTCTTATTTGGATGCAGACCGCGGCAAAACGAAAATCGGCGACAGCCACTACGGATGGTCTATGAAATACCCTGCTGGCTTAGTGAAAGGTCATCAATCCGATGATGGCGACTCCGTCAGTTTCGTGGATGCGAAGGGGGATTTCTCACTATCGATTAAAGTGGAGAGCAATCAAAGCGACGAGCTGTCACCTTCAGCGCTTCTGAACAAATTGGCGAGCGGTGATGAAGATGATTATTCTGGCGTGGCTGGTAGCCTTTTGGAGCGTCAGTATGTGAAGCGTGAAGGTAATTCCTATGCCAAAATTGTCGGTCGTTCAGGGGATGAAGGCTATATCCAGACCCGCGGATACCTTCACCAAGGCAGCTTATATACGGTGCAATTATTTGTATCGAAAGAGCATTACAATAACAATTTTAAGCAAAATAGCTATAACGATTTACTGGACAGCTTTAAGGTTTCCTTTAACGAAAAGGATGAGTCGCTGAAAGACATTTCCGTCTACTCTGGTGGAAATACAACCTACACGAACGAGTATGGCTTATCCTTTGATCTGCCCTCCAATTGGCAGCAAGGTGGTTATACAGGCGGCTCCTCCTTCTTTAATGATGACTATACCCAAATGCTTCATGTCGGCGTAACCTCAGCCTCATCCGGTGATACACTGGGAGCGTGGGTGGATCGTCAGCGTAAGCAGTTTGAAGATTCCTATGCACCCAAATACCGCAGTATGGAAGAACCCGAGGAGCTAACCTTAGCCGGTGTGCCTGCTCTGAAAGTAACCTATGCGAGTGCGTTAGGGAGTAAGTGGAGTGCAGGCTATTCCCTCTTTTTTATAAAGGATAAGTATAAATATGAGGTGGATGTTAACTATCCGAAAGAGGAAGAAGGAGATTCGCTTGACGATCTCTTGAAAACACTAACGGCTACGATCAAAGTGGACAAAGACAGCATGGATCAAGAGCTTGGCTTCATTCAAGATCTGGATGAACTCATGGATCCCAATCGAACAGTTGCTTACAAAAATGAGAAATTCAAATACGCTCTGCAAATTCCAGAGATCTGGACCAGCAGCAAGGCGTATGATAAAAAAGATGAAGTGAATAAGACGTTCCACTTCACAGGCGGGTACTTGAGCGTCGATGCAGAAACGAAAACAACCTACGAAGAGATGGTTAAAGAGGAAGATGCCGCTCAGAAAAAGAATCACGATAACGATAATGACTATACGTTTACAGATACGGATATCTCGCTTTTTGGCGATGTGAAAGCCAAGAAGTATGAGATCAGCTATGCAAGCGCCAAGATCCCTTACAAGGAAACGACCTACATTTTCAATCGCAATCATATTTCTTACACAGTTACCCTCCGTATGGATGATGCTGTCCGCACCGAAGCCAATCTGGCTCGGCTCAATAAGGCCTTTGAGTCATTCACATTTTTGGACGGTGTGAAAAAATAA
- a CDS encoding BlaI/MecI/CopY family transcriptional regulator: MKMQNFKYKGSGLNRFFGPLEAKIMEILWTNSLEMTIKDVQQKLDQAKIINFNTVMTVMNRLVDKGILQKKSVVRSFKYKPVVTRDEFMETQSKELTFDLIEEFGSLAVTHMVDALDKVDPDLLDQLEQKIKEIKKDR; this comes from the coding sequence ATGAAAATGCAAAACTTTAAATATAAAGGAAGCGGGCTTAACCGCTTTTTCGGCCCCTTAGAAGCAAAGATTATGGAAATTCTCTGGACCAACTCCCTTGAAATGACGATTAAGGATGTCCAACAGAAGTTGGATCAAGCCAAAATTATCAATTTCAATACCGTTATGACTGTTATGAATCGCTTAGTAGACAAAGGAATTCTGCAAAAAAAATCCGTTGTAAGATCGTTTAAGTACAAACCTGTTGTTACAAGAGATGAGTTTATGGAAACCCAGTCCAAAGAGCTTACATTTGACCTTATCGAAGAATTCGGTTCTTTGGCGGTCACCCATATGGTGGATGCGCTTGATAAAGTAGATCCCGATCTGCTCGACCAGCTGGAGCAAAAAATTAAAGAAATCAAAAAGGATCGATAA
- a CDS encoding putative holin-like toxin: METFQTIVIMLAFGSFKLALGDGIGRTVSLLL, translated from the coding sequence ATGGAAACTTTCCAAACGATTGTAATCATGCTTGCGTTCGGTAGCTTTAAACTGGCGCTAGGAGACGGTATTGGTCGCACCGTCTCTTTGTTATTATAA